GAGACCCGAAACCCCACAGACGCCGCGCGATCGCCTCAGGGGGCGAGCAGAGCCACCGCGCACCGCCCTCCGCCAGCAGCTGCGGTCCGGACGCTACTAGGAGCGCGAAAACCCCTCCTTTTGGCCCGAAAACGAGCAGCCGAGGGCCCTGCGGCGGCCGCGAGCACGAGGGCGAGATGGGACCGCCTGCGGGCAGGGAACCGCCCGGGAACCGGCGGCGGGCGCAGAACGCGACGCGCAGGGTCCAGCGTCACGGAGAGGCGGTGAGGCCGGCACCGGCCGGAGCCACCGGCGGCCCGCGGGGACCCGCCGCCCGTCCCAGGCGGCAGCACGGCCGCGACCCTACCCTGCTCCCCAGCTCAGAGCGCCGGAAGTGACgtcaccccgcccccccccgctgaTTGGCTCCCGCCCCTCGCGTCATCGCTCCGCGACGCGCAACCATGGCAACAGCGTGATAAACCCCAGCTGAAGCGAGATGTTCCCCAAAACCAGACCCGGGCCCCCAGAAAACGGCGGCGGGTCCCAACCAGCAGGGCCCAGTGCTCCCCCCCAGCAGGCCGGATACCCCCCACCCAAGAGCTTTGCCCCCCCTCGCCCCCAACGGCTTTGGCACCCCAAAACTGCCCCAGGGCTGAAGGGCAGCACCCCCCCAGAAGGAGTATTGCAGCCATCCTCGGGGGGCAGAGCGCCCCTCAAAAGGGCCCTGCACCTCCCCACAACAtacagccccccacccccaaagggcctggggaccccctggagcctgccctggggaaaggggggggcagGGTAAGGGGGCGatgagcccccccaccccatgaaGAGACAgggccggggggctgctgggCATCAGTTTAATAACAGGGCACAGGGGGCTGCCAGGGTGGAGGGGTGTCggggggcagcacccccagccccaccccaaagcctcccctgccctggggtccggggggggggggggggggggtggggggtgggggggcaggatgctcagggaggggcagggggcagAGAGGGGGACCCCTACCCTCCCCCCCAAACAGCAAAATCCCACCAGGAAAGAAAGGGGAGACCCTACAAAAAATAGgagccccccacctcccccccaaccccccattcCCCCCTCTTCCTTCCAGCTGTAATTAGGGGGGGGCACTTCTCCTCCCCCAAAAGAGCCGAGGTTTGTCCCGCGGCGTCCAGCgctgtgtccccctcccctccccggcccgggGAGGCGTCCCAGAAAGCAGGGAGGGGGGGGTTCCCCAAAATAAAATGCCCCCCCACAGCCTGGGCCGCCATGCACCTAGAGGTccctggggggccgggggggcggcaggggcggggccggggcgcagtCCAGGGGTTCAATATCAACTTTTGTCGGCGGTGGGGTCTCTGTGGCGGGAGGTCTTCATGGTCTCCAGGTACTCCTGCTGCGAGACGGCAAGCACCGACGCCAGGATCTCGTCGTCCTCCCAGTCGTTTAGGCCTGGGGAGTCGCAAAATTCGACAGAGTGGGGGGAAGTTGGAGTCGAGAtccccccagcatcacccagAAGGGATGGCAACACGCCTCATCATGGCAGGGTGGAGCCAGCAACCCTCCCCACAAATGTTGTGGGGCTCCCCTCAAATTAGTTTGTGTcatgacccccccccccccccccatcgcaGCAAAAGGAACAGATCCCTCACCGGACACGTTTTCCCCCAAGTCCAGAGCACTGCCAAGCTGAAACCCCAAAACTCAAGATTCCCCACCAAAAGCCGTGACTCAGCATCTCCCCCCACACTGAGACATAACCCCCTGATCCAAAAACGTCCCCCACAACACTACgatccccccccccaagacccccagcAAAACCCCCATTCtaacccccctccccccgccttTAAATCCCCCCCCCAGACCCCGTCCCGCCCCCGCTCACCAAAGGCGGTGGGGGACATCTGCTGCATGATGGCGCGGCACTCCAGCGCGGGGTACAGGGACACCAGCGGCGGGGTGGCCCGGCCCCCACCTGCCCCCAGCTGGCTGCTGGTCCCTGCGGGAGGGCAGGTGCGTGAGGCGGGGGCCCAGGCACACCAGCCCTGAGGccccccagcagcatcctgtcCCAGCCAACACCGCGCTACACCCCCTTGCCTTTCCCACCCACAGGAGCTGATCTGGGGCTCCCAGTACCCCCTAATTCCCAGTTTGAAGCTCCACAGCTCTCCCCAGCATGCAGCGtgggggtccctcctgccccagcccccccaaccACCAGTGTGGGGCCCTAAACTCCCTTTAAGAACCAGTTGACCTCCCCCAGCACCTCGTAACACCCAGAGTCCCCCAGCCCCCCGTTtgtcccccccggcccccaagAGCACCCACCTGGGGCACAGGGCGAGGGAGGTTTGCCCGCTGGAGGGGCACCGGGCGAGGGGGGCTTGGGGCCGGGCGCCTCGGGGTGCAGACCAGGGTGCTCAGGTGAGGGTgcggcgctgcggggccggggcgagcGCCCGCTCCACTCTTCCAGGCCGCTGGCCGCTGCCGCCGTGGCTGAGCTGCACGTGGCGCTGGCCTTGCGGGGCTGCGGGGGCAGGGGGAGGCGCGTCACGTCCCTCCCTGGCCACCGCCGCTCCCGggtgggcaggggatggggggggacggggacaccagGGCACCCCACCTGCCGGGCCTGCTTCTCCTGGTCGCGCAGCCACTGGAGGTAGGACTCGCGGGCCACCTGCTCCTCGATGGCCTCGTTGGTGGCCTCCCAGTCCGTCGCCCGCTTCTTGTCCTCCAGCATCTGCTGCTCGATCCAGGACTCCTCCGACGTCTTGATGGCGCTTTTCATCAGCGACTGCTCCGCCAGCTGTGGGCAGGGCCACGGTAGGACACGCCCACCCAGAAGCCACGCCCCCATCCGCCGGAAGGCCCCGCCCCCCGGACACAGCCCCCACAGCAAACTGCTGGCAGGGGCGGGGCCACACCAGGGCACCCGCCCCCTGCAGAGGCCACACCCCCAGGGCTCAGCCCTCACAGCAGGCTTCACCCCCCTGCTAGACCACATCCCAAAAGGCTCCACCCCAAGAAGTGGGGCGGGGCAATGCTTGGACACACCCCCACAGGCCTTGCCCCCATGGACAAATATGACATGTTGTCAGCTGGGGGGCAGGGCCACACTGAGACACACCCCCTCGTGTAAGGCTCTTGGGGGGTGGGGCTAATCGTGGCCACACCCCCTCTGTGGTCCCACCcacaggggaagggagggggaggccAGGAAGGGCCCCAGGcccccccccagagaccccctGGGCTGAAGGAGGGCACCCCACCCCATGGCAatgggggtcccagccccccccccccgccagccccactGACCCCTGGCTTGAAggagggcagccccagccccacgccGATAGTGGCCTTGTTCGGGTTGACGACAGAGTTGTAGTGGATGTTGCGGTGGTAGCTGACCCGGATGGGCTCGTCCTCGTTGTGCTGGATCCCGTGGAAGGTGTTGATGGGCTCTGCAGGAAACCCCTCAGTACAGCGGCACCCCCTGACACCCCAGAGGGACCCCCCCAGACACCCGGGGACCCCACATCAGCACTCCGGGGGACCCACAGGAACCCCAGAGCCCCCCACACCACTGTGGGGACCCCACAGACATCCCCCGCAGCAGCTTGCGGACCTCAGAAACACCCCAGGAAGCCCCTCAGCACCTTGGGGAAGTCCACATTGTCACCATGagggacccccccagaccccaaaGATCCCTAAAGCACTTTGGAGACCCCAGAGCAGCCTTGGGACCTCCATAGCACCACAGAgacccaccccagcaccctggggaagCCCAGAAAACCACAGGAACACCCCCACAGTACCCACATCAGCGCCCTGGGAACCCTCCCAGTGCCTCAGGGATGCCTGTGGCGCCTCGGGGACCCGCTCCCCGCTGTCCCCAGGGCCCCGCAGGGTGGACGCACCAGTGCCGTACTGGTAGACCTCGACAGGGCGGTTGTACATCTCAGCCATGGCCTGCATCTCAATGTGGTTCCCGTGGCACGTGCTCTTGCGCTTGCGGTTGATGTAGGTGGTAAAATCCTCCGTCACGTAGTTGGAGAAGTAGTCTGCGTTCTTCATCTGGGGACGAGAGAACGTCAGGGGATGTCGGGGCAGCCCCAGGGTGGCAAGGGGCAccgggggggtggtgtggagcacGGGGACACAACAAGAGCACCCCAAAAACACCGGAGATATCAAGTGCGGGAGCCCCACAAACACTGGGGACCTCAGAAAACATCAGGGGACATTGGGGAGGACTGCAGGAGAGAAACCCAGTcacccccagtgctcccagcaccctcccagcctGCCTCAGTGCCTCCAAGTACATCCCAGTGCCTTCCAACACATCCCAGTGTCCCCCGGCCTCTTTCCAATCCCCCTGTGCCTCCCAGCATAACCTtgtgccccccagcacccctcagtGCCCTGCCATCACCCTCCTGCACACCTCAGTGCCCCCCGGCTCCCTTCCAGTGCCCCCCAGCGCCTTACCAGATAGTCCATGCAGTGCTTGCGGACCACCTCGTGCATGTCCTGGTCTCCGTACACCTGGTCAGCTGGTCACACCCAGGCGAGGGAGGCAGAAAAGGACAGTGAGGGGGGTGTCAGCCTCTGCCCACAGACACCTGGGAGCCCcgtgttggggtggggggggacggggctCACCCACAGCCCGGAAGAGGCAGGCGCCATCCTCCTTCATGCGCTTGATGATGAAGCCTTTCTTCTCCCGCAGCGCCTTCTCGAACCGGTGCTCCTGCTGGAGACACAGCCGGGCTTGGCGCTGGCACCCgcatgctgggggggggggcgagggggggccgAGGGGCAAGGGAGGGGCCCTCGGGGACACACACGGCAGGGCCCCGACACCCGCCCCTCGCGGGGATGAGCGCAATGAGCACGGGGGTCCCCGTgtgacacagggacacacacacacgggagGGAGAGGGGACAAGGGGggttccggggggggggggggggggtacatgCCGCAGGGGACAATCCCCTCGTGTGAGTCACACAACCGTGGGGGTGAGAGCACAGGGAAACCCAGACAGCTCCTAAAGCACCCCAGGCCACCCGGGTCCCCCCGgtgcccgtgtcccccccgccccaccacctgcccccaccccagggccCGGTGCCTCCAGGtcccccccggcccggcgccggCCCCCGCACCTGCTCCGCCGTGGCCGGGTCCATCTCCACCCGCCCGGCCTCGTACTCGTCCTCGCTGTTGTAGCCGCCTCCCGCCTCgtcggggccggggctgccgccggggCCCATCCCCAGCCCGAGCCCCATCCCGCCAGGGCCGCCgcagccggggccgccgccgccggggccgccactgggcccggcccctccgcgccgccgccgcttgCTGTgtccggggccgccgccgccgccgccgctgccgggcccGCGGGGCTCGGgcagccccagcgccgccgcctcgAGCCCCAGCAGCGACCCGGGCCCGTCCCCTGTGACGGGGCCGCCGCCGACAGGGCCGCCGGGACCGGCGGGTGGGGGCGAGCCGGCGGCCggcagcccggcccagccccgcagcggcggcggcggcgaagCCCTGGGCCGCGGCCCGCCGACCCCGCCGGGGCCAACGGACTCGCCCacgccgccggggccgcgctcggGGCCGGCGTCTGCGCCGCGCTCAGGGCCGGCGTCTGGGCCCGAGTCGCCGTCGCCGTCGGGCGCCGGCACCGGCTTCTTCTTTGGAAGGATGGTCATTGCGGGGCGCGCATGGGGCGGCGCCGGGGAGACCGGGGAGGGGGGACCGGGaggccccgccgggccgcggcagcCCCGGGAGGCGCCGTGGGCCGGGGACGGTGCTGCTACCCGCGGGCCCCGCGGAACCGGGGGGGCCTTGCCCAGGCCCCCCCGCGTGCGCGGCGGCGAGGCCGGAGCTGTCGGGCCGCAGAGCGCGGGcgggggcgctgccgccgccgggcccgtGTCAACATCAACAGCGGCGCCCTCTGACCCCTCGCGGCGCTTCCGCCTCACCCGCCGCCCGCGTGCCCATTGGCCAGCGGCGCCCTCGCCGAGCCTCCATTGGCCGGCGGCCCGCCCGGAAGTCCCGCCCGCGCGGAggccggcggggagggagggcgggggagggggcgggacCGGCGTCGCCCCGGCGACGACGCGGCTGCCCGCGGATTGGGCTGGAGGCGGGAGGAGGGCGCGGAtggggcggggcgcggccggcACGGAGAGAGCGTTGATTGGGGCGAGCTCTggcgggcggggccgcccggAGCGGGCTCTGATTGGGTGGTGGGGAGACAGGCGGGGCTCGAGGAGGCTGCGGGCGCTAATTGGCTACCTGCGGAGGGGGGCGTTCCTGCAGGAGAGGGCGCTGActgggcggcgcggccgggccgccgAGGGAGCGGAGGCTGGTTGGGCCGCACGGGTAAGGCGGGACTTAAGGAGAGCGCTGGCGCTGATTGGCTGCCGCGCGACCGCTGGCCCATCCGGCTTCAACGGGCCGGGGATGGGCGGGAGCAGTGAGAAGGCTCCGAGCCGCGATTGGGCCGAGCCTAACCCCGCCCACCCCACCCTCCCATTGGCCACGGCAGGCGACCTAATTTCCTATTGGCTGAAGAGCAGCAGGGCCGAGGCGAGTATGGAAGCCGTCTCCGTGACTCCACCCCCAAAGCTGTCAATCTCACGGAGGCCACGCCCcgtctccctctcctccctccaggCGTGCGggggccctgccccccccccccccccccccccccccccaacagagACCCACGGCTCCATTTTCAGCTGGTTTATTAAAATCCATCGCACCCCCCCCAGTAACAAGGgtgggaccccccccctccctgcccaagGGGACACCGGCACCCGGGCCGCTGTCCCCAAGCTCTCGCTGGGGGGGAATGACCACGGCCCCAGGGATGCCCCGaggggacccaggcatccaggCACGCGCCGAATCCGAATCCATTCCTGGGGACTCAAGGCCCCCACCGTGCCGAATTCATGCTGAGCAGCCCCGCAGAGAGGGGGTCTCCCAGCCGGGATCCAGGCGTCCGGGCATCGTGCAGGGGACCCAGGCGCCGGGGCTCAGTGGGCTTTGTGGCGGGGGCGGTCAAGGGCACGCTGGGCGGCGGCCAGGTGACGGCAGGCATCGGCCAGGAGGGCGCCGGGCACCAGCACCCACACCCCGTTGAGCCCCACGAAGTAGCCCCAGAAGTAGAGGGGCTGGGGGTCGCTGTGGCTCCAGCCCGCCCGTGCCTCTGTGGCGAAGTAGAGCACGTCCCCGTAGAGCTGCCCTGTGCGTGGGGAGGGAGATGCTGTCGGGGAGGGCTGGGCGGCTGCAGGGACACGGGCGGCCCCCCCCTCACCTCCCTTCCCCCAGGTGCGTGGGGGTCCCAGGTGTACCGAGGGAGACGAGGAGCTGCAGGACGTAGCGGGTCGGGTGGCGGCGCAGGAAGGCGAGGAAGGTGAGGAAGCTGAGGGGGCCCCAGGCCCAGGCGGTCACTGTCTCCATGGCAACCGTGAAGTCATCGCTCCTGGAAAAGAGGGGTGACACACACAGAGCGGGATCAGCCTGGATGCCCGTGTCCCCCGgacacctccctccccacccacctccGCAACTCACGTCATGTAGCGGCTGTCAGCTTTGGCGTACTCCTTCCCTGCGGGCAGCGCAGGGTTAGCGGGGTGACCCAGGCGTCTGggtgcccccccacaccccgcagGGGACACAGCCATCCAGGGGACTCCCAGCCCCGCCCCATGGCCCGGGGACACCCAGGTGCGCCCGTCCCACGATGCCCAGGGAACCCCCTTTTCCCTTCAGGGCCCACTGGTGCCCCGGGGGGCCCCTCCCCAAAGGGACGCAGGCGATGGGGACCCTCCCCAGGGAACCCAGATCCCCCTTAGCAGCCCCAGAGCCTCCCCCGACCACCGTTACCCGCCCCAGGcaccccgcccccgcccggcgctCACAGACGTCGGCCAGCAGCCCGGTGGCGGCGGGCAGCTCCCGGTGCCGCAGGCTGAAGTAGCCCTCCAGGACCCCGTGCACCCCCGCGCACATCAGGAACCAGCCCAGCGCCAGGCGGCGGGCGGGGCTCCGCGAGGCCCCGCCCCTGGCACCGCCCCCGGCACCGCCCAGCGCCCAGCCCAGCGCCAgcagccccgccccggccgccgccaccgcgcCCGCGCACTGCCAGCCGGGGCGCGCGCTGCCCACGTAGCCCGGCAGCGGCAGGGAGCGCGGCCAGTAGGGATGCACCGTCGTCGCCATGGCAACGCCGTTACGGTCGCCGCTGAgctgtgggagagggaaggaggaagcgAGGtgagggaggggggacacggccCCGCCCCGgacgccccccccccgccccccgttaCCGGCCGGGCCCCCGCGGCTTTTCCCCGCCAGcaccggccgggccccgccgcgctgccgcccTCACCTcagcgccgccgcgccgcgctctGCCGCGCCGCTCCCTCCGCCGCGCCTCCGCCCCCTCGGCCAATGGGCAGCGCGCCACAGCCCGGCCGGCCAATGGCGGCGCGCCCCGCCCACCGCCCCGCCCGCCGATTGGCCGCCCCCGCCGCTGGGGAGACGTGGGGCCAGGGGGAGGAGCCTCACTGGGGGCGTGGCCTAGCCATTAGCGGGCGTGGCCTGATGGGGGCGTGGCTTCTCGCCATGGAGCGAGGTGCCCCCTCCCGTGCAGAGGGGCCAGGGGCAGCACCCCCCACCATACACAGGCCCTGTGCTCCCCCCATGGACCCCCCCGGGATGTACCAGCAGCACACAGACCCCACCCGGGGCTGTACAGGAGCTGTATGTATCCCCCGAAATCTATATGGGCCATATGACCTCCCCCGGGTTGCAGACCTGCCCTGCCAGGACATACAGGGCCAGATGGACCCCTCCCAGGAACACACAGACCCCCCCAGAGCTCTATAAACCATCTGACTGCAGCCTTATCTAAGGCCATATAGGCACAGTTCTCCCCCCAGACTCATGTAAATACTACACAATCCACTCCCCAACCCATATAGGAACTGCGCACAGCCCCCATACCAGGCACAGCTCTCCCCAAAAATGTGTAGGgaccccttcctcccccctccactCCAGGCCACACCGACAACCCCTGGAGATGTTTGGAATATGTAGGAACCCACCCCCGAGGCCGTACAGGAGCTATACGGCGAGCGAGGGACCCCAAACCAGCAGCATTTCCCCCAAAAAGGAGCCAGGCaaagcagtggcagcaggtcCCTGTATTGAACCCAGCTGTGTGCCCTCCCTCGCCCCACCCCGCCAGACCCCCTCTCCTGAGGGGGGCATGTGACGGGGGCCCCCCCAGAAACCAGCAGCTCgccaggagcagccagggaggccCCGGCTTTGGGGCTCCCCCCAAATTTAGGGGCACCCCACCCAGATCTGGGGACCCCTCCCCACAcaagggaaggggggggcatGGAGTGATTCCGGGGGGTGTGACCCCTTGGATTTGTGGGTCAGACCAGggtgccggggggctgcgggTCCGTGGTGGTGGCGGGGGTGGCCGCAGGGGGGTCCCCTGAGGCCCTGGGGGTGGCAGGGGCAGGGACAGATgtcaaaaaagagaaataaagagaaataaacgaaatacagagaaaaaatgaCGACAAAtgagaagacaacagaaaaaacagagaaagaaaagaaacagcaattagCCCCCCCCAAACATGGACCCCGCCCCCTCTGCCTGGACAACCCAaagccctggggatggggacccccTCTCCGCCCGGGACCCCCATCCTCCCACTCCCagaattaagaaaagcaaaaaggaaaagaaaaacaagggcAGGAGAAATGTCCCCCAGAAATGGGCAGGAAtgccaggggtgggggggagccccAGAATGGGGGTTTGGAGGGAAACTGGGGAGGGGACCCCACCCTGGGGAGACCTCAAAggtggggctgctgggggaccCCAAACTGAGGCACctggggggttctgggggtccCCATGGAGTAGGGCCAAagggggagggttgggggggcccAAAGGGGGCACATTTAGGGTGTCCCCTGAGGGGACTCTGTGGGGTGTCAGGGGTCTCCAAGTGGGAGTCCCCAATTTGGGGACATTTAGGGGTCCCTGAAGGACTAAGAGAGGAGCCAAACTGGAGCTACTGGTGCCCCCAAATCAAGGCCCTCCTTGTCCTCAAGTTGACGACGTCTGGAGGTCCCCAATGGAcggggggggtccccaaaccGGTGATATCAGCCTCCTTGGGGGCGGGTTGCTCACATCATGCCCCCAAACCGGGGCCTACCCCCAATGCCCCTCCTAAAAGAGGGGCATGCGGTACCCCCGGGGCGCCCCATACCTGGGCGCCAGGGCCCCGGCGTAGCTGAGCGAGTGGGGCAGGCCGGGGGGGtcacggcggcgggggggccaggcagggccggggggcggcaggcgggggccggggggtgctGCCGGAGGGGCCCCCGTGTGCCGCAGGTACCAGTCCCGCAGCCCCTCCAGCGCCAGCCACTTCTGGCTGCGGCGCTGCTCGGCTGagggggggcccccccggccccgggcagccTCAGGGGCGCTTTCAGGGGGGCCCCCCCAGTCGATCAAGGCCTCCGAGCTGTTGCTGCGGCGGGtgcggggggccggcgggggtGGGCCAGGTGCCGGGGGCCCCCCCAGCTGCGAGTCCTGGCTGCCCGACCAGGGccgggggggcagccccggcaccTCGGGGCTGGGaagaggggggacacggggtgagACAGAGGGGCTGCAGTCCCCCAAAGCCCCCTGCACCCGCCCTCCATGGCCCTACCCTGCTCACCGCGCCCTGCGATTGCCCCACGCACCCCCCCAACCTGCCCCCAGGACCTACTAttgccccccagcccccacctcccacccaccgtgcccccccagccccccaagaCGCTCACCGGCAGAGGGGGTGCCCACGGGCGCAGGGGCTGCGGGCCAGGACGGGTGTGGCCGGGACGCTGCGGCCCTCGAAGCTGGAAGCGCTGCGGGGCAGGGTCCGTGCCGGGCTGGGGGCCGCAGCACCCCGTCAGGGGGGTTGGGGGCCCCCCCCAGGACgtttgggaggggacacggggtggGAAAGGCCttaggggggctgggggcggggggacacgcACCTGGCAGGGCTGGCGAGGGAGCTGCGGCGGCCGGGTCCCCCCGGGGGAGCATCGGGGGCCCAGGGCGGCCGGCGGTCGGGGCTACCAGATCCGGCCCGGGGGGGCGAGGGGCGAccagctccgcttggggggagCTTGGGTGGGGGCAGCCCCGGGAGGGCCCCTGTGGGGACACAGAGAGTGGGGACGCGGTGGCCAggggccccccccccgcggggacGTGGGCGTCCGGGCAGAGCCCTCGGGGGGCACCCGGGGGTCCGGCACTCACCGTTCTCCAGCGCGGGCAGGTCGCAGAGGGACCCGTTCTCATCTGAGGGACCCAAAGCGAGGGGACAGGGGTCAGTGCCTCCGGGgtccccccaaacctgccccctcCCCATCTGGGGACCCGCCGCGGGGCTTCAgcccctccgcagccccccgCGCCAGGCCGGGCTCTCCTCAGAgctccccaccgccccccgggGCTCTgggcccccccagctcctccccgggtGCCCTGGGGATCCCCCGCCTCGGACCCCCCACCCCGGTGCTCACCGTGCGCGGCGGCGCCGAGCTGGGCGCGGAGCTGCCGGAGCCGCTGGGCCGCGTCGGCCTGcaggcgctggcggcggcggcgctgctcggggggcagccccggggcggccgcCAGGCGCCGGGCGgcctccaccacctgcagctgcaccGCCACCTCCCGCCGGGCTGCCCGCGCCGCCTGCGGGAGCCGGGATcgggcacggcggggccgggccgcgggggccGCCGGACGAGGCCGGAGGGGgccgcgcggggccgcgggggtTAGGGGCGCCGCCATGGGGGTACGGGGGCCGCCGCGGGACACGCCGGGGTAcgagggggccgggggccgcgtGGGGTCTGGGGGCCGCCATAGCAGTGTGGCGACAGCCACGGGACACGCGGGGGGCGCCATCGGGGTACACGAGGGGACGGGACGGGGTACGGGAGCCACCGTGGGTCACCCCGGGGGGGCAGGGACCCACGAGGGGACGCACCCGGGTGGGGGCGGGATGGGGCCAGGgaccctggggcgggggggaaggacATTTTTGGCCTCCCGCCACCCCCCAGACCCTCGTTGCTCCCCCctccagcgcccccccccccccccattccccacTGCCTACCTCAGGGAGGGTCCCCCGGGGGGgacccccggcccggcggcgcggggggggctggggcctCTCGCCAGGCTCCAGGGGGTATTCGGGGGGCAGCTTCCCCGTCAGCTCCTGCGCACAGCGGGGGGGCGATGGGGGGCcagggggctggggtggggggtctGGGGGCCTCcagaaggggaaggggagctTTGGAGGACCAGGGAGCTTGGGGGGGttatggaggggggggggctaAGGCAGTCTGGGGAGGGCTATAGGAGTCccagggggagcaggggggtggaCAGGGGGTTCCGCGGGTGTCCTGGGTGgagcgggggggtcccgggggggtcccagggggctggagggtgctggggctgggggcggaACCCCGGGGGTCAGAGATCAGGGGTGAATCGGGGTGTTCTGGGgtggggtccccgggggggggcgTGGAACAGGGATGGGGGGTCAGGTCAGGGGTCAGGGGTGACTCACGGCCTCCTGCAGGCAGAGGCGCCGCAGCTCCCGCAGGCGCAGCCCCAGGGCCTGGCGCAGCCCCCGCTGCCGCTCCCGCAGCTCCTGCAGCCGCCCCGTGGGCGCCCCTGCGCCGGGCAGAGGTCAGGGGGCACAGGTCAGGGGGCACCGGGGCAGAGGTCAGAGACACCGGGGTCACCGGGGAGCAGAGCTCAGGGTCGCCGCAAGTCACCGGGGGGCAGAGGACACCGGGGGGCAGAGGTCGGGGG
This is a stretch of genomic DNA from Strix uralensis isolate ZFMK-TIS-50842 unplaced genomic scaffold, bStrUra1 scaffold_227, whole genome shotgun sequence. It encodes these proteins:
- the OTUD5 gene encoding OTU domain-containing protein 5 isoform X2; amino-acid sequence: MTILPKKKPVPAPDGDGDSGPDAGPERGADAGPERGPGGVGESVGPGGVGGPRPRASPPPPLRGWAGLPAAGSPPPAGPGGPVGGGPVTGDGPGSLLGLEAAALGLPEPRGPGSGGGGGGPGHSKRRRRGGAGPSGGPGGGGPGCGGPGGMGLGLGMGPGGSPGPDEAGGGYNSEDEYEAGRVEMDPATAEQQEHRFEKALREKKGFIIKRMKEDGACLFRAVADQVYGDQDMHEVVRKHCMDYLMKNADYFSNYVTEDFTTYINRKRKSTCHGNHIEMQAMAEMYNRPVEVYQYGTEPINTFHGIQHNEDEPIRVSYHRNIHYNSVVNPNKATIGVGLGLPSFKPGLAEQSLMKSAIKTSEESWIEQQMLEDKKRATDWEATNEAIEEQVARESYLQWLRDQEKQARQPRKASATCSSATAAAASGLEEWSGRSPRPRSAAPSPEHPGLHPEAPGPKPPSPGAPPAGKPPSPCAPGTSSQLGAGGGRATPPLVSLYPALECRAIMQQMSPTAFGLNDWEDDEILASVLAVSQQEYLETMKTSRHRDPTADKS
- the OTUD5 gene encoding OTU domain-containing protein 5 isoform X1: MTILPKKKPVPAPDGDGDSGPDAGPERGADAGPERGPGGVGESVGPGGVGGPRPRASPPPPLRGWAGLPAAGSPPPAGPGGPVGGGPVTGDGPGSLLGLEAAALGLPEPRGPGSGGGGGGPGHSKRRRRGGAGPSGGPGGGGPGCGGPGGMGLGLGMGPGGSPGPDEAGGGYNSEDEYEAGRVEMDPATAEQEHRFEKALREKKGFIIKRMKEDGACLFRAVADQVYGDQDMHEVVRKHCMDYLMKNADYFSNYVTEDFTTYINRKRKSTCHGNHIEMQAMAEMYNRPVEVYQYGTEPINTFHGIQHNEDEPIRVSYHRNIHYNSVVNPNKATIGVGLGLPSFKPGLAEQSLMKSAIKTSEESWIEQQMLEDKKRATDWEATNEAIEEQVARESYLQWLRDQEKQARQPRKASATCSSATAAAASGLEEWSGRSPRPRSAAPSPEHPGLHPEAPGPKPPSPGAPPAGKPPSPCAPGTSSQLGAGGGRATPPLVSLYPALECRAIMQQMSPTAFGLNDWEDDEILASVLAVSQQEYLETMKTSRHRDPTADKS
- the EBP gene encoding 3-beta-hydroxysteroid-Delta(8),Delta(7)-isomerase, with amino-acid sequence MATTVHPYWPRSLPLPGYVGSARPGWQCAGAVAAAGAGLLALGWALGGAGGGARGGASRSPARRLALGWFLMCAGVHGVLEGYFSLRHRELPAATGLLADVWKEYAKADSRYMTSDDFTVAMETVTAWAWGPLSFLTFLAFLRRHPTRYVLQLLVSLGQLYGDVLYFATEARAGWSHSDPQPLYFWGYFVGLNGVWVLVPGALLADACRHLAAAQRALDRPRHKAH
- the CCDC120 gene encoding coiled-coil domain-containing protein 120 isoform X1; translation: MEVRGHIIPPGTYSPAGAPTGRLQELRERQRGLRQALGLRLRELRRLCLQEAELTGKLPPEYPLEPGERPQPPPRRRAGGPPRGTLPEAARAARREVAVQLQVVEAARRLAAAPGLPPEQRRRRQRLQADAAQRLRQLRAQLGAAAHDENGSLCDLPALENGALPGLPPPKLPPSGAGRPSPPRAGSGSPDRRPPWAPDAPPGGPGRRSSLASPASPARTLPRSASSFEGRSVPATPVLARSPCARGHPLCRPEVPGLPPRPWSGSQDSQLGGPPAPGPPPPAPRTRRSNSSEALIDWGGPPESAPEAARGRGGPPSAEQRRSQKWLALEGLRDWYLRHTGAPPAAPPGPRLPPPGPAWPPRRRDPPGLPHSLSYAGALAPRASGDPPAATPATTTDPQPPGTLV
- the CCDC120 gene encoding coiled-coil domain-containing protein 120 isoform X2, producing the protein MEVRGHIIPPGTYSPAGAPTGRLQELRERQRGLRQALGLRLRELRRLCLQEAELTGKLPPEYPLEPGERPQPPPRRRAGGPPRGTLPEAARAARREVAVQLQVVEAARRLAAAPGLPPEQRRRRQRLQADAAQRLRQLRAQLGAAAHDENGSLCDLPALENGALPGLPPPKLPPSGAGRPSPPRAGSGSPDRRPPWAPDAPPGGPGRRSSLASPASASSFEGRSVPATPVLARSPCARGHPLCRPEVPGLPPRPWSGSQDSQLGGPPAPGPPPPAPRTRRSNSSEALIDWGGPPESAPEAARGRGGPPSAEQRRSQKWLALEGLRDWYLRHTGAPPAAPPGPRLPPPGPAWPPRRRDPPGLPHSLSYAGALAPRASGDPPAATPATTTDPQPPGTLV